AAAAGAAATCCGTCGAAAACTACGTCGCGATCAAACCTTTGCAGAACAAAATATGTGGGCTCAACTCCGGAACAGAAAATTTCTTGGTTTAAAATTTAAAAGACAATATTCAATTGATAATTTTATAATTGATTTTTATTGCCCGGTATACAAAATTGCAATTGAATTGGATGGTGATATTCACGAACTTCAAGATGTAAAATTGCATGATGAAGTACGTCAAAAATATTTAGAATCATTCGGCGTTAAATTTATACGCATTACAAATGATGATTATTTGGGCAATCCCAACAAAACATTTGATCGGCTAGAAAGTGAAATTAATTTTCTCATTAAAGGCAAATCATAGTCAAATCCAAATCTCATTTAATAAAAGAAGAACTTCAATAGAGAAATTAATGTGAGAGACAATAAAATAGATCAACTTGATTATAAACTTCTTAGTTTGACCAAAGAAGAAATAAAGATTGTAGAAGAAAGTGTGTAATAAAATCTCACCTAATTTTCCTCTCCATTTGATCGTAAGGAAAGAGAAAATAATTTTTCGAATAAAATATAATTTGCTTTTTATGATATCATGTCTTAATTTTTCATAAAATTTTACATTTGTAAAATAATAATTAGATATGAAAACAGAAATATCTCGCCCATGTAATATTGAACTTAGTAAAATTTGCAATACAATTTGGCAAGTTAATGGCATTCCTTTTTATCAAAAAGAAATAATACTTCCTAGTGGTTATGTAGAAATAATTTTCAATTTATCTGACGATGTCAAATTTATCAATAGAAAAACTGAAAAAATATCTCTATTACCAAAATTCTTTATAAATGGAATAAATACACATACGGTATGTATAATTCCACAAGGACATCATACTTTTTTGGGGATTCAACTTTCACCTATGGCTGTAAAGTGTTTATTTAACATACCGGCATACAAACTAACAAATGAAGCTATTGAGTTAAGTGAAATTTTTCCAAATTCAGAATATGTATGGTACAAGCTGATGGAAGCAAATAATTTTAATGAAAGAAAACAAATTATACTTTTTGAATTATTATGTTTAATGGAAAATAATAAGAAGAAAAATGAAATACTGTGTTTTATTAAGGCTCTCGAATCACTTTATTTTGAAAATCTTACAATTCTGGAAATGAATAAGATGCTTAATATTTCTTCAAGACAATTACATAGAAAGGCATTAGACTTTCTTGGTACTAATCCGGAATTTTTTATTAAGTATCAGAGATTTTTAAAGTCCATTAAACTAATTTATCAAAATCAATACACATTGACTGAAATTGCATATTCCTGTAATTATTTTGATCAATCACATTTTACAAAGGATTTTACTGAATTTGCAGGAATTACACCATTTTTTTTTAGGAAGAAAATACAAGAATTTAATGGCACAAAGGGTCATTTTTATTATTAATATGTCCGATACATACAATTTTTCTTCATTCCGGTTAACTATTTTTTAAAGAATTTTCAAATTTTTTTAAGGAGATAAAAATGAAAATATTGAAAATACTGGCTCTCATTATTGGATTAATTGTCTCATTAGTAATCATCGCAATTGTTTATTTTAATGCAAGCTTTCCTCCTCATTATGAAAACAAAGCCCCAAATATTACAGTAGAATTAAATAGTGAAAGAATTGCTGAAGGGAAAAAAATTGTTTCAATGACTTGTGCTTTATGTCATAAATCTGAGGATGGAAAATTAAGTGGTAAAATCCTTGATAAAGATAGTCCAGTAGGAACACATTACGCCCCAAATATCACAAAGGATTTTAAAAATGGTATTGGGCGCTATACTGATGGCGAACTTATCTATTTATTAAGAACCGGAATAACAAAAGAAGGGAAACTTACTCCTCCATGGATGTCTCGTTTTCCAAATCTCTCAGATGAAGATATTTTTTCTATAGTTGCATTTTTGAAATCTGATGATTCATTGGTTGATGCTGTTAAGTCTACGCCAGGTGAAAGTGAACCGACTCTATTATTTAAAATATTGATGAATGTCGCATTTAAACCCATACCATATCCCAAAGAAAAAATTATCGCACCATCAATAGATAATATTATTGCTTACGGTAAATATCTTGCCACAGCAAAATATGAGTGTTTTGGTTGTCACAGTAAAGATTTTTCAACAGTTAATATTTTAGAACCAGAAAAATCCGAAGGATACTTTGGCGGAGGTAATCAATTTATCAATCCAGAAGATGGAACAATAAGTTATTCCAAAAATTTAACAATGGATGAATCTGGTTTAGGCAATTGGAATTTAGAATTATTTACAAAAGTTTTAAAGAGTGGAAATAATTTAAATGGTTCTAAATTCAAATATCCGATGAGTGCATATAACCTATTAACAGATTCAGAAATAAATGCTATTTGGTCTTATTTAAATTCTATTCCCAAAATCAAATAACATTTGTCGAATAGCATTTTTATTGTTTAATAGGTACTGAAAATGAATATGAAATAATTGAAATGACAAATAATCATTTAATTACACAGTTAACCAAATTGAAGAGGGTTTCAACTCACTGTATAAGTTAATCATATATATGCAATACAAATTGTATTTCTCAATTTATTTTGATAGATACCAAATTTTCGTGAAGATATAATTATAACTTTGTTTGAGAATGATCCATTGACAAATATTTATCCGATGTAAGAATGTGCCAATGTTTTAACAAAATAATTATTTTGTTATTTGTCCAAACTTTTATAAAAATTGAACTTAATTGATTATTGTAAAAAAAATTCTTTAACTAATATTTATAGGAGTAAGAAAAATGAAATTGAATTATCAAATAATTACTCTACTTTTAATATTCACATTTGCAATCAAAACTCAAGCCCAATTTAATGTACTCGAAAAAGTTAAAAAGAAAGTGGAAAAGAAAATTGATAAAAATGTTAACGAATCAATTGATAAAACACTGGACAACACAGAAAAGGAAATAAAAGAAGGTTCAACAAATAATAATGAAAAAAGTGACGCTGGAAATGAAAGTGTAAAAGAGGAAAAAATCACTTTAAATACGGAAACAACCTCTAATACAAAGAATGAAAATGATAAGAAGTTAAAATTATGGTCAAAATATGATTTTGTATCGGGTGATAATATAATATTTGAAGATAATCTTTTTAATGAAGAAAATGGTGAATTCCCGTCAAGATGGGATCTTATTTCGGGTAATGCAGAAAATGCAGAATATGGAAATGATAAAGTTATTAATTTTGCACAACCAAGTACAACTATTACTCCAATAATGGATAAAGATGAATATCTACCCGAAGTTTTTACCCTAGAATTTGATGCATTCTTTCACGATAAGGCTAGTACGAGACAACAAAGATATTTGATTAAATTTTGGACACAACCACGAACAAGAGAAAGAGATAAGGATTCTAGGTTAATTGATCCGATTATTATTGATTGGAATTCTGCAAATATGTATAAGTATAATGGCAAAATTGAAGAAGAAACATCTGAGGTACGTAGTAATTGGAAAGGACAATGGAAACATATTGCTTTAGCATTTAATAAAAGATCTTTAAAATTGTATCTGAATGAATCAAGACTATTAAACATTCCAAACTCAGATTATAAACCAAAAATGTTTTCAATTGAAGCTTTTTATGATAAAAAAAATATTGATGTTACCGCAATTAAAAATATTCGTTTAGCGGAAGGTGGGAAAAAACTGTATAACAGAGTAATTTCCGAAGGTAAATTTTTAACTAGAGGAATTTTATTCGATGTGAACAAATCCTTAATTAAACCAGAATCAATGGGAATAATTAATGCAATTGTTGAAATGATGAATGAACATCAATATCTAAATTTTAGTATTGAAGGACATACGGATAGCGATGGTGATGATTTTTCAAATCAAAAACTTTCTGAAGAAAGAGCTGAAGCTGTAAAAAAAGCAATTATCGAATTAAATATTAGTGAAGACAGATTAAAATCCAAAGGTTTTGGTGAATCAGTTCCGGTAGATAATAACTCAACGCCTGAAGGTAAAGCTAATAATAGAAGAGTTGAATTTATAAAATTCTAATCAAACCAAAATTTTAAAGAAGCTGTCTCAAAAGTAAAAAATTGTCATGGAATTTATTTCAGCATCTGTTTTTGTTAAAATTTCGAAGGTCTTGATTCTGAAACAAGTTCAGAATGACACTTCTGAGACAGCATTTTTCTTATATAGCTACTTTATTAAAGTCATTTTTTTTACATCAAAAAAAACATCTGTACTTAATTTTGCAAAATATATTCCACTCGATAAACTAGATCCGTCAAATTCTGATTTGTAATTTCCAGATGTTTGAAATTCATTAACTAATCTTGCAACTTCGTTTCCAAGAACATCATATACTATTAATTTAACATAAGAAGGACTTGATATACTGTATTCTATTTTAGTTGAAGGATTAAATGGATTGGGATAATTTTGCTTCAAATAAAATTCATTCGAAATTGACTCTAATTTTTCGACACTTGTTAAATCATCATTACCCCAACCTATACTTCCGCTAATTACACCTGAATGTGGAGGATCCTCAACATCAGCTAAGATTGATAGTGATTCACCCGTCTTTGCTATAAAGAAGTAAGTAACAGTTATATCTGTCCCCATTGGGATACCAAAAATGAAAGAAGTTTTTATTTCTTGCTCCCTTGATCTCAAAGCATCAACTTCCTTACCACTTGGCAATTTCATAGTTCCCCATGCATCTATGTGTATATTATAAGTTGTAACACTCTCACCAGTTAAATATTGTTCACCATCTGAAAAGGATTTGTCGACAACTGAGTCAGTTACAGACCAAGTTTTATCAAAAGTGAGTGGAAAGTCATATTGCTTGAACGGAGGAAAATTTCTTGAAACAGACTCGTTTACTGAAGTATTTCCATCTTCAGTAAAAGTATTTAAAGATACACTTCCTAATTCAGCGGCATTTGTCAAATCATAAAATGTCCATGATTCACTTTTCCCCGTTTGTCCTTGTCCCAAATTAATATCCATCGTGAAATATGTTGCTATATCGGAATTAGCAAAAGAATCTGCATAGGGAGTGGTTGATGTTAATATATTGCTAAGTTCACGAAATGAATGAGGGGTTAAGTTTGAATAATCCCACTGATTGTTTCCGCCAGTCTGACCAATATTAATAGATTCCGAAAGTGTATCAACAAAAACGGTATTTGTTTTTCCAATTTGATATAATGATGTATAATCATTTTGAGTAATAGTAATTTGTGAAAATAGAAATGAAGAACTTAAGAAGAAAAAAGAATATTGTATCAAATATTTCATATTACTCCTTTCTATATGTTAAATAAAAAAGATAACAAGTTTTATTTATTTTTTCAAGCGTATATCAATTTAATTTTCCCATTAATATTTTAATTTTACTTTTACTAGGTAATCTTAACTATCCTCTAAGTTAGAAATTCAAGCTAATCTTCTATAATTAAAAGCTTATTTATTCACAATTATAAAAATGTATTTACTATTTTTACAATTAACTTATAAAACAAAAAAGGTTTTTATGAAAATACTAATCATTATTAACGATGCACCATACGGAACCGAAAAAGCTTATAATGCCTTACGTCTTGCAATGAACATTCAAAAAGAAAGTCCTGAAACAGAAGTTGCAATATTTTTAATGGCAGATGCTGTTGGTTGCGGAATTCCAAACCAGATAACTCCTCAAGGATATTATAATATTGAGAGAATGATGAAAGCCGTTGTTCTAAAAGGAGGGAAAATTAAAGCATGCGGAACGTGCATGGATGCAAGAGGTTTTGCTGAATTAAAATTACTTGACGGTGTTGCGAGAAGTGATATGAAAGAACTTGTTCGATTGACTCTTGATAGTGAAAAAGTTATAACATTTTAATATGTTATGAATCCGATGGCAGACCGGTTACTTTTGGGACAGCTACAGTGAAATAAAAATATAGAATATTATTGAAAAAATTATTTGTGTACTTTTAGAAGTAAATGATTTTTCTAATGCTATTTTTTATTTTTGATTATTAAATAGTTTGATGTTAAACTTGAGATTTGTTTATGTCCCTTTTTCAAAAATCTGTAATTAAGAAATACCTTTCCAATTTAGATTCCAAAGAAGTTACTTCTGCTTATAATAAATTCAGAGAATTTTACGGTGATTCCGAACGAATAGAAAACATTAAACTCTTAAAGGAAGAAAACTATCAAGAAGGATTTTTTACGGGAAATATTCGTTCAAGTTTTGGGATATACGATAAATCCCGATAAAAATTACAATCTTACAACTGAATTTAAGAACGAAACTGATTCTAAAAAAGCGGATGGTGCAATTCTTCAAGATGGAAATGCAATCGGCGTAATCGAGCTTAAATCAACAAAAACGGTTAATCTGGAATCAATCACAACACAAGCATTTAATTATAAAAATCATCAAAACAAATGCAGATTTGTAATAACATCAAACTTTGAAAAACTCAATTTTTATATTGATAATGCAACTGAGTGGGAAGAATTCAATCTATTTACATTAACAGAAAATGATTTCAAACTTTTTTACTTTCTGCTAAACAGTAAAAATATTCTTAACGGAATTCCGTTAAAAGTAAAAGAAGAATCAAGATTACATGAAGAAAATATTTCCGATAAACTATACAAAGATTACTCGCAATTCAAACATAAAATCTATAATAACCTTGTAAAAAATAATCCGCAATTTGATAAACTTAGCTTGTTCAAAAGTTCGCAAAAATTATTAGATAGAATTTTATTCATACTCTTTGCAGAAGATAGTTTATTAGTTCCGCCAAACTCAATAACCAGAATAGTTGATCAATGGAAACAATTAAAATCTCTGGATGAAGCGAAACCGCTTTACACAAGATTTGTAAAATTTTTCAATCATTTAAATGTTGGGCATACTTACGAAGAATATTCGCTTCCGGCATATAACGGCGGATTATTTCAAGAAGATGAAATTCTGGATAATGTAAAAATCGATGATGAAATTTTACTTACCGATATTATAAAACTTTCTTCTTATGATTTCAGCAGTGAAGTTGATGTAAATATTTTAGGACATATTTTTGAACACAGCTTATCGGAAATTGAAGAACTAACCGCAGAACTGGAAGGCAATTTAGTTGAGCGTGAAAAATCCAAACGCAAAAAAGATGGAATTTTTTACACTCCAAAATACATTACAAAATATATTGTTGATAATACGATTGGCTCTTTGTGTACCGAAAAGAAAAAAGAATTAAATCTTGATGAAATTGACGAAACAATTTTAGAAAGCAGCAGAACGCAAAAAGGGAAGTTAAACCAGAAAGCAAAAATATTATTTGATAATCTTGATAAATACAGAGAATATATTTTATCGCTGAAAATACTTGATCCGGCTTGCGGAAGCGGAGCATTCTTAAATCAAGCGCTGGAATTTTTAATAAAAGAGCATAAATGGATTGATGAACATAAAAGCTCTTTGCTGAAAGAAGCGTTTACAATTTCCGAATATGAAAAAGATATTGTTGAAAATAATATTTATGGTGTTGATATAAATGAGGAAGCCGTTGAAATTGCAAAACTTTCTTTGTGGCTGAGAACTGCAAAAAAAGGAAGAAAACTTTCTACACTAAGCAATAATATAAAATGCGGAAATTCATTAATTGATGATCCGAAAGTTGCCGGAAATAAAGCATTTAATTGGAATGAAGAATTTAAGGAAATAATGAGCAATGGCGGTTTTGATGTTGTAATTGGAAATCCGCCTTATGTTTTTGCTCGAGAAAAAATTTCTCAATCCGACAAAGATTTCTTTAATCAAAAATATAATTCTGCGAAATACCAAGTAAATACATATTTGTTATTTATTGAAAAGACAATTGATTTAATTCATAAAAATGGAACTTATGGTTTAATTATACCAAATTCTTGGTTAATGGTTTTTTCGGGTGAAGGATTAAGAAAATATATAATAGAAAATTGTAAACTAAATCAAATAATAAATCTTGAAGGCTTTTCATTTGAAGGAATTGGTGTTGAAACTATTATCCTAATTGCAAATAAACAAATGTGTTTTGAAAATGAGTTTAAAGTGTTTATAAGTGTTAATGCTGAGTTTAAATACTCTCATTCAAAAAACCAAAAAAGTTTTTTACAAAATGAAGCTTATGAATTCAATGTTTTTGCAGATGAAGAAAGTTCAAAAATTATAAATAAAATTAAACATAACTCTTTTCCTCTTGACTCATTATTGCAAGTTAAAGCTGGATTAAAGGCTTATCAAACTGGAAAAGGAAAACCAAAGCAGACTATAGAAGATGTTAAAAATAGACCCTTTGATTATAAATATAAATATGATAATAACACATTCAAATATTTAGAAGGAAAGGATCTATTAAGATTTTGTATTAATTGGTCTGGCACATATTTAAGATTTGGCGAACATTTAGCCGAACCAAGAAAGTTTTCTGGACAAAAAATAATTATTAGAGAAATTACGGGAAAATATCCCCATTCAATTATAGCAACATTTACAAGTGAAGAATATTTATTTAATATGAGCAATATTGCAATAGTTGAAAGGGATGAAAAAAAAGTTGAATTAAAATATGTTTTAGCTTTGTTGAATAGTTTTTTACTTTCCTATTATTTCATGAAAAATACCGCAAAGTCAGTTAGAAAATTATTCCCAAAAATCATTTTAAATGATTTACGTTTGTTCCCA
The sequence above is drawn from the Ignavibacteriota bacterium genome and encodes:
- a CDS encoding endonuclease domain-containing protein, whose product is MTKHYNKPQLKEIRRKLRRDQTFAEQNMWAQLRNRKFLGLKFKRQYSIDNFIIDFYCPVYKIAIELDGDIHELQDVKLHDEVRQKYLESFGVKFIRITNDDYLGNPNKTFDRLESEINFLIKGKS
- a CDS encoding helix-turn-helix transcriptional regulator, with the protein product MKTEISRPCNIELSKICNTIWQVNGIPFYQKEIILPSGYVEIIFNLSDDVKFINRKTEKISLLPKFFINGINTHTVCIIPQGHHTFLGIQLSPMAVKCLFNIPAYKLTNEAIELSEIFPNSEYVWYKLMEANNFNERKQIILFELLCLMENNKKKNEILCFIKALESLYFENLTILEMNKMLNISSRQLHRKALDFLGTNPEFFIKYQRFLKSIKLIYQNQYTLTEIAYSCNYFDQSHFTKDFTEFAGITPFFFRKKIQEFNGTKGHFYY
- a CDS encoding cytochrome c, which translates into the protein MKILKILALIIGLIVSLVIIAIVYFNASFPPHYENKAPNITVELNSERIAEGKKIVSMTCALCHKSEDGKLSGKILDKDSPVGTHYAPNITKDFKNGIGRYTDGELIYLLRTGITKEGKLTPPWMSRFPNLSDEDIFSIVAFLKSDDSLVDAVKSTPGESEPTLLFKILMNVAFKPIPYPKEKIIAPSIDNIIAYGKYLATAKYECFGCHSKDFSTVNILEPEKSEGYFGGGNQFINPEDGTISYSKNLTMDESGLGNWNLELFTKVLKSGNNLNGSKFKYPMSAYNLLTDSEINAIWSYLNSIPKIK
- a CDS encoding OmpA family protein codes for the protein MKLNYQIITLLLIFTFAIKTQAQFNVLEKVKKKVEKKIDKNVNESIDKTLDNTEKEIKEGSTNNNEKSDAGNESVKEEKITLNTETTSNTKNENDKKLKLWSKYDFVSGDNIIFEDNLFNEENGEFPSRWDLISGNAENAEYGNDKVINFAQPSTTITPIMDKDEYLPEVFTLEFDAFFHDKASTRQQRYLIKFWTQPRTRERDKDSRLIDPIIIDWNSANMYKYNGKIEEETSEVRSNWKGQWKHIALAFNKRSLKLYLNESRLLNIPNSDYKPKMFSIEAFYDKKNIDVTAIKNIRLAEGGKKLYNRVISEGKFLTRGILFDVNKSLIKPESMGIINAIVEMMNEHQYLNFSIEGHTDSDGDDFSNQKLSEERAEAVKKAIIELNISEDRLKSKGFGESVPVDNNSTPEGKANNRRVEFIKF
- a CDS encoding T9SS type A sorting domain-containing protein — its product is MKYLIQYSFFFLSSSFLFSQITITQNDYTSLYQIGKTNTVFVDTLSESINIGQTGGNNQWDYSNLTPHSFRELSNILTSTTPYADSFANSDIATYFTMDINLGQGQTGKSESWTFYDLTNAAELGSVSLNTFTEDGNTSVNESVSRNFPPFKQYDFPLTFDKTWSVTDSVVDKSFSDGEQYLTGESVTTYNIHIDAWGTMKLPSGKEVDALRSREQEIKTSFIFGIPMGTDITVTYFFIAKTGESLSILADVEDPPHSGVISGSIGWGNDDLTSVEKLESISNEFYLKQNYPNPFNPSTKIEYSISSPSYVKLIVYDVLGNEVARLVNEFQTSGNYKSEFDGSSLSSGIYFAKLSTDVFFDVKKMTLIK
- a CDS encoding DsrE family protein, with amino-acid sequence MKILIIINDAPYGTEKAYNALRLAMNIQKESPETEVAIFLMADAVGCGIPNQITPQGYYNIERMMKAVVLKGGKIKACGTCMDARGFAELKLLDGVARSDMKELVRLTLDSEKVITF
- a CDS encoding N-6 DNA methylase — translated: MGYTINPDKNYNLTTEFKNETDSKKADGAILQDGNAIGVIELKSTKTVNLESITTQAFNYKNHQNKCRFVITSNFEKLNFYIDNATEWEEFNLFTLTENDFKLFYFLLNSKNILNGIPLKVKEESRLHEENISDKLYKDYSQFKHKIYNNLVKNNPQFDKLSLFKSSQKLLDRILFILFAEDSLLVPPNSITRIVDQWKQLKSLDEAKPLYTRFVKFFNHLNVGHTYEEYSLPAYNGGLFQEDEILDNVKIDDEILLTDIIKLSSYDFSSEVDVNILGHIFEHSLSEIEELTAELEGNLVEREKSKRKKDGIFYTPKYITKYIVDNTIGSLCTEKKKELNLDEIDETILESSRTQKGKLNQKAKILFDNLDKYREYILSLKILDPACGSGAFLNQALEFLIKEHKWIDEHKSSLLKEAFTISEYEKDIVENNIYGVDINEEAVEIAKLSLWLRTAKKGRKLSTLSNNIKCGNSLIDDPKVAGNKAFNWNEEFKEIMSNGGFDVVIGNPPYVFAREKISQSDKDFFNQKYNSAKYQVNTYLLFIEKTIDLIHKNGTYGLIIPNSWLMVFSGEGLRKYIIENCKLNQIINLEGFSFEGIGVETIILIANKQMCFENEFKVFISVNAEFKYSHSKNQKSFLQNEAYEFNVFADEESSKIINKIKHNSFPLDSLLQVKAGLKAYQTGKGKPKQTIEDVKNRPFDYKYKYDNNTFKYLEGKDLLRFCINWSGTYLRFGEHLAEPRKFSGQKIIIREITGKYPHSIIATFTSEEYLFNMSNIAIVERDEKKVELKYVLALLNSFLLSYYFMKNTAKSVRKLFPKIILNDLRLFPIKLISSENQKPFIYKTDKMLLLNIQFQEAVNKFAHRIKDTFILEKISQNLQSFYDYDFRKFRTELKKQKVEISLKQQDEWEEYFNEYKTKINQLQEEITKTDNEIDVMVYKLYNLTYEEVKIVDPQFWMREEEYYR